acaacagagtatgtgtgtgtgtgtgtgtgtttaacatgtctctctctctctctctctctaggtaaaAGCTTTAATCTGACCATAACCGTGTTCACCAGTCCTCCCCAGGTGGCCACGTACCACAGAGCTATCAAAGTTACTGTAGACGGACCTAGAGAGCCACGCCgtgagtacacacacagacacacacacacacacacacacacacacacacacacacacacacacacacacacacacacacacacacacacacacacacacacacactcaggtttTTGAACAGGGACATCTGTGTCCTACTCTGATTGAAGAGGGCTATAACTACTTGTGTATGCCACTCTCTGATAGGTCACAGGCAGAAGATGGAGGTTGGTCCAAAAACAGGGCTTTTCAGGGTTGCCATGCCAATGCAGAGTCTCCGCCCCCTCAACAACATCACCAACCCTCCAACAAGAGGTGAAAACAGAGCAGTTAAACTCTTTCTGTGTATACTGATGGgccaaagtttactgatatttTCATGAGATACTAGTAACTATATGAAACACTCATTGCTCTTTTACTCCTTCCCTCCATcatttccctctctgtcccttccttccctgtctctctcccttccttccctgtctctcccttccttccctgtctctctcaattcatccctgtctctctcacttccatccctgtctctccccttccttccctgtctctctcacttccttccctctctctctcccttccttcctacttccttccctgtctctccccttccttccctgtctctcccatTCCTTCCTacttccttccctgtctctctcacttccttccctgtctctctcacttccattcctgtttctctccctcattctttcTCTATCCCCTGCTCCTTTCATTATCTCTCCCTCCAGCCTTCCCTCTCTCAGACTCTAGGCCCCTTTCCTCACCCCCCTGGACCAATGATCAATCTTACCCCTTCTCATCATCAAGAACCACTGGCCTCTCAGGTAGGCATACATgcatgcacacgcgcacacacagtaacacagtgaTGTGCCCTCTGACCCTGTGTGCGTCTGTTTTCCAGGTGTGTGTGAGCTGGCTGCTGGGTTTGATCGCCCGTTTCCCCCCCTTTCCTCATTCTCGTCCACTCCCAGAATGCACTTCTCCTCCTTCCCCTACTCCGtcaccccccctccacccccgtACCTCCCCCCACCTTTCCCCACTCTCCCCCCCCACTCCCACAGTGGACTCTTCCAGCCCAGCAGCAGCCCCATCCTCTACTATGGAGCCTCTGCCGGGACCAACCACTACATCTCACTGCCAGAGGGGGACAGGACAAACCACTTTACCTCTGGGCCGGGAGAAGACCAGGCCCCCACTGCCAGGCTGGCCAACCAAACAGAGGGTAGGGGGGAGGAGCCTGTGTGGAGGCCATATTGACTCGGACAGGATggtgcaatcaatcaatcaagaatcaatcaatcaagaatcaatcaatcaagaatCGATCAAAACCTGATGGTTAGTGTTTTACGCCTGTGTctttatatttatatttgtttCCATTAATAATACTAAGATGCACTACGTAGCTCTATGTAgttctatgtgtgtgttttatgaaCTCGTACAAAATGTACTTTTAAGTTTTATGGTTATGTAGTGTTATTTTATGGTTATTGTTGGCTATGGGTAGGCTTATTATCGGTTATCAGGTATGTTTGGTCGATTGTGTTATATTTTATTGTCTGATGCCAAACAGTTATCTATGAAATGACAAAAAATGATAAATGAATAGCTAATGGATTGAATAATATGTAATTAATTGAATCAAATAAAGGATTGGTTTAATGAAaacaggtttgataaattcaGTTCCAAAAGAAATAAAATTGTATCGATTTGATTAGAACAGAGCCATCAAATGAATACACTCcattgtccatggtgctgaaaactCAGAAGTCCGCTATATACTGGTTAGGTTAGGCCTACATGTGGGAGTATTAAGTGTTTCCTTTCTAAACCCCATCACATATTTCCTATCTTTCCATAACAAGTTGAATTGAGATGAATTAAGTGTACTGCACCACTGAAACTGCCTAGCATGAGGATGATTTGTTCAATGCCAGAATCATGGCACAGGAAAACAAAATTAATCACTGATTCAGTGCATGTTGTAGTGCATAAATGTAAAGTTAGGGCACTCTGTCTGCCTGTTTCtgtgtcccctcctctcctctcatgtccaGTCATAACTATCATCTCATCCATATTGTAACATCATTATTTATTCAGAGGGTGAGAGCATATGGTTTCTGTATGCATGCACCCTCCCACATTCACTTGTTTACTTTGGTATCATTCATAGAAGATAATGTTAATTACTTGAGTAACAGTAAAGAGTCCAGCCAACTAATGTATGAGAAAATAGATTTATTATTTAAATTAGAGCAATAACACTCATTAACATTCGTTAACTTATGATCAAATCAGTATAGTTATATGAAAACTTTGTTGTCAATTCCTGGTtttacaacacacacaacaactcTGTGACCACAGGATGGTGCAGTCTGGGAAAACACTTTAACTTCACAATCACATGCCCTATCATTCATTCATCTACTAACCAACCATTAATTGAAATCTACTGTGGCCAAAAATACTGTGTGTTATCAATACTGTGTTCTTCCATTCAAATAGCACTTTCTCTTCATCCTCGATTACTGCTCTTTGCTCCAATTTACTGTAATAAAACTGTTCAAATGTTAACATATTATAAAGATCGAAGATCATATATCTTGAATGAAGTTAATCTTGCAATATTAACATCTTGATCATCTTGCTGCGCCACCCTTGCtctgaaaatgtatttttgtgGGAGAGCtggaactacactgctcaaaaaaataaagggaacacttaaacaacacaatgtaactccaagtcaatcacacttctgtgaaatcaaactgtccacttaggaagcaacactgattgacaataaattccacatgctgttgtgcaaatggaatagacaaaaggtggaaattataggcaattagcaagacaccccccaaaacaggagtgattctgcaggtggggaccacagaccacttctcagttcctatgcttcctggctgatgttttggtcacttttaaatgctggcggtgctctcactctagtggtagcatgagacggagtctacaacccacacaagtggctcaggtagtgcagttcatccagaatggcacatcaatgcgaactgtggtaaaaaggtttgctgtgtctgtcagcgtagtgtccagagcatgcaggtcgctaccaggagacaggccagtacagcaggagacgtggaggaggccgtaggagggcaacaacccagcagcaggaccgctacctccgcctttgtgcaaggaggtgcactgccagcgccctgcaaaatgacctccagcaggtcacaaatgtgcatgtgtctgctcaaacggtcagaaacagactccatgagggtggtatgagggcccgacgtccacaggtgggggttgtgcttacagcctaacaccgtgcaggacgtttggcatttgccagagaacaccaagattggcaaattcgccactggcgccctgtgctcttcacagatgaaagcaggttcacactgagcacatgagcacatgtgacagacgtgacagagtctggagacgctgtggagaacgttctgctgcctgcaacatcctccagcatgaccgggttggcgatgggtcagtcatggtgtggggtggcatttctttgtggggccacacagccctccatgtgctcgccagaggtagcctgactgccattaggtaccgagatgagatcctcagaccccttgtgagaccatatgctgacacatgcacatttgtggcctgctggaggtcattttgcagggctctggcagtgcacctccttgcactaaggcggaggtagcggtcctgctgctgggttgttgccctcctacggcctcctctacgtctcctgatgtactggcctgtctcctggtagcgcctgcatgctctggacactacgctgacagacacagcaaacctttttgccacagttcgcattgatgtgccattctggatgaactgcactacctgagccacttgtgtgggttgtagactccgtctcatgctaccactagagtgaaagcaccgccagcattcaaaagtgaccaaaacatcagccaggaagcataggaactgagaagtggtctgtgatcaccacctgcagaatcactcctgtttttgggggtgtcttgctaattgcctataatttccaccttttgtctattccatttgcacaacagcatgtgcaatttattgtcaatcagtgttgcttcctaagtggacagtttgatttcacagaagtatgattgacttggagttacattgtgttgtttaagtgttccctttatttttttgagcagtgtatataaaaaaaaactattattagagtaaaagtctaaaattcCAGAAGTGTAAAAGAAAGCAGGATATACTAAAATAGGTTTTATATGACTGAGTCTGGTTTATTTTATTGGATTTAATAAAACCTGATTTGATTCATTTAGAAAAACTACACAGAGTAATGATTCCAGGCATTATCACTTGGACAGCCTCTTGGCCACGTCCTGATAGGCTAGTTCTATCTCTGCATCAGCCGCGCAGGTGTTGGTAAACTCATCTCGCCTGTAGGCATTTTGAATGTAACGCCATACACCCTGCAGCTCTGTAGGGATCTCATAGTTACGGTATCTCTTAgcgaccacctggagacagaacacacaccatggAGAGAATCACAATCGCTTCTGAtacagtaaccataaccatataAACCTATAGGTGACTCTAGCCAAAAGGAGTGCCCTGTATGGGCAGAAGGTGTTATTTGAGGTCATAAGAGTTTAGGGCACAACACTAAATCCTGGAACAGACAGCCtgacacaaacagatctgaaTAAAACACCAAAGGTAAAGAGATACTGTATCTTGATACAGTCCACTTCTGTAATTGGTTGATCATCACTTTCTGTCTGTAGTTGGATAATAACAATAGGAATAATACCTTGACGACATGTAATTTGGGCAGCAAGTTGCAGTCGGCCAGTGTTAATGTGTCTCCGTCTAGATACTTCCGTAACGACCCCCCTTCTGCCACATCTCTGCCATCCTGCAGCTCCTCTGGCAGCGGGGACAGAAGGAACTCATCCAGCTTGGCTAATGCCTTGTTGAGACTTTTCTCTAGAACTGCAGGATGcacacacattactacacacacacacaaacccaggcAACCCACCTAGAtcagtgaagtgtgtgtgtgtatgtctgtaccTGCGTTGTTCTCTGGCCTGATGTTTTTGATGTAGGCTGAAAACTTGGCGAAGATGTCGTTTCCTGACGTATTGGACTCCCGGTTCTTAGCTGCCagtttagggtacctgaggaacACCAGCGTTAACAAACACAATCTTATTTAGACTTtttacagtgtgtgtgcatgcacgtaTGTGTGTATACCTGGGTGGAGCCAGCATGTCCTCTAGGTATTCTTCTATCTTATTGATGTCCGTCTTCACCTCTCCTTCGAAGGTCAGGAAGGGTGGGTGTGTGCCTGGAGCAAGGTTATGGAGGTCAGCCGGCTTTCTataggacaacacacacagatgGGTTAGTGTATATCTGagagtgtttgtgtatgtgcgGGCGTGTTTTACCTCTTCAGGTCGACTGTAGTGACGTTGAAGACGACTCCTTTTAGCCATAGGATCATGAAGAGACGCTGAGAGAACGGACAGTTACCTATACTCTCCCCATCACTCCCTgcctgcacacgcacacgcacgcacgcacacacacacacacacacacacacacacacacacatacactgcagACATTAGTACACATACAGTTATTGAAATATTGCTTGAGCCAGTATCATACCCTTTTCAAGTTGCACAATTTGTGCATGGATCTCAAAACAATACGATATGACTACAGCTACCTGTAATCTTTAGGCTACTAAAATCACTGCCCTATACACTCAGGCCTTGTCAgactggcaacacacacacacacacacacacacacacacacacacacacacacacacacacacacacacacacacacacacacacacacacacacacacacacacacacacacacacacacacacacacacacacacacaatggcgaTGGCTGAAAGAGAATCCTGTAAGGGGACACCAGAAACACCATGAATAATATATCAACCTTCCATTACACACCTCACTGGACACACTGCCCTGGAGTAACTATCACATTATAACGACCCTACTGTACTAAGCTAACTACCCCTAGAACTACCTCATACATCAGCTAACTACACCTAGAACTACCTCATATACCAGCTAACTACCCCTAGAATTACCTCATATACCAGCTAACTACCCCTGGAATTACCTCATATACCAGCTAACTACCCCTAGAACTACCTCATATACCAGCTAACTACCCCTAGAACTACCTCATATACAGCTAACTACCCCTAGAACTACCTCATACATCAGCTAACTACACCTAGAACTACCTCATATATCAGCTAACTACCCCTAGAACTACCTCATATACAGCTAACTACACCTAGAACTACCTCATATACCAGCTAACTACCCCTAGAACTACCTCATATACAGCTAACTACCCCAAGAACTACCTCATATATCAGCTATTTACCCCCTAGAACTACCTCATATATCAGCTATCTACCCCCTAGAACTACCTCATATATCAGCTAACTACCCCTAGAACTACCTCATATACCAGCTAAATATCAACATATAGCTATCTTACTACTACACACACTGCCCGGTAACTAACCACTAAAAGGTCTACTACATATAGGCTACACCACAATATAACTACTCCTACTACAACTTCCCCTCAACTACACTAACTACCCCCAAACAGTCCATTACACACCTCAAAATTACAGGAGGCAAGTAACATGAACGCTAATGCAAATCCCTAGTTTATTTAGCATAACATACGCCCAAATCTACCTCATACTAACtaccccactataccaactaCCATTACCTCATTAGACCTGCATATCAGGGAGCTAGGAATAAGTATAAATGAGTCTCATAAGAATGAGTCTGGCAACACTAGAGCCACAACATGACTGAACCATTTAACTAGTTAACCTCCTGCTTTCACTACTTAGAGGACCAGAAATAATTCAGTAGATCTGATCTGtcggacagagaaagagagagggggcagcAGAGAATAGGAGGAGAAAGGTATAGgggagacaggggacaggggacagagaaAACACTCGCAGGCGTGTTGGGTTACTCTGGCCCTGTGCCACgggaaaacaacaacaacaacaaaacacacacactacgcaGCAGATATTCATACAGCAGAAAGACATGATTctcaaatacatacacacacacacacacagacacacacacaccccccacctTGACAAAAAGTTCAATATCAGGGTCCTTCTCCTCTTCAGCTGCAGACGTGTCAGTCATCTCCACTGCTCTAACAGGTGTGTGTTATCTTCTGcaatagtgtgtatgtgtgtattgtcCGTCTATGTTCTTAGCCTGGGTTCTGGCCCAGTCACGTTTGTCCTGTTGTACCCAGCAACTCCTTGCTGTGCTGCGCGCTTGTGTGTCAGAGCTTCTGTCCTGACCGTGTCTcttgatgtatgtgtgtgtgtgtgtgtgtgtgtgtgtgtgtgtgtgtgtgtgtgtgtgtgtgtgtgtgtgtgtgtgtgtgtgtgtgtgtgtgtgtgtgtgtgtgtgtgtgtgtgccctggtTGTTCTGATTTGTACTCTGAGTCCAGCTGTCTGAATGAGTGTGTCGGTCAAAAATAGTCAAGGGGGCGGGGGGTTGAGGTGTCAgtaagaagagggggagaggaggaaagcagTAGAGAGTGGAAAAGGAGAGGTGCTTTGCGATTGTAGTGTAGTATAGGGAAAAGGAGGACAGGTAGGTACGGATGGATCAGG
This Salvelinus fontinalis isolate EN_2023a chromosome 16, ASM2944872v1, whole genome shotgun sequence DNA region includes the following protein-coding sequences:
- the clic5a gene encoding chloride intracellular channel protein 5a isoform X1, with product MNMEQQSENIYETPLERDSDSPTEDTHQNQTQTSSIYETPSDVVNDSVYCDVEAPRASSNGDGDGLTVEYENTGSLREAPAVPLPRRESKSSSFRSSSSSEDEGEREKKKESEEEEVEEERLESEEEKEEERLESEEEKEKEERLESEEEKEEEEEKEDKKKLERRVLQAKVNTDEASSQRSSLSSSSSSISTSSSLSEQGNPPEEPMPVADGPVISLFVRAGSDGESIGNCPFSQRLFMILWLKGVVFNVTTVDLKRKPADLHNLAPGTHPPFLTFEGEVKTDINKIEEYLEDMLAPPRYPKLAAKNRESNTSGNDIFAKFSAYIKNIRPENNAVLEKSLNKALAKLDEFLLSPLPEELQDGRDVAEGGSLRKYLDGDTLTLADCNLLPKLHVVKVVAKRYRNYEIPTELQGVWRYIQNAYRRDEFTNTCAADAEIELAYQDVAKRLSK
- the LOC129813365 gene encoding runt-related transcription factor 3-like yields the protein MLLIPPDPQITSRRFSPPLHGKTRDGTVGVTAQHEDSGPRSTGDIPAEFRPTDSPNFLVSSLPAHWRCNKTLPRAFTVVALGDVSDGVLVTVMAGNDDNCSAELRNATTLMTSHTARFNDLRFVGRSGRGHRQKMEVGPKTGLFRVAMPMQSLRPLNNITNPPTRGVCELAAGFDRPFPPLSSFSSTPRMHFSSFPYSVTPPPPPYLPPPFPTLPPHSHSGLFQPSSSPILYYGASAGTNHYISLPEGDRTNHFTSGPGEDQAPTARLANQTEGRGEEPVWRPY
- the clic5a gene encoding chloride intracellular channel protein 5a isoform X2 yields the protein MTDTSAAEEEKDPDIELFVKAGSDGESIGNCPFSQRLFMILWLKGVVFNVTTVDLKRKPADLHNLAPGTHPPFLTFEGEVKTDINKIEEYLEDMLAPPRYPKLAAKNRESNTSGNDIFAKFSAYIKNIRPENNAVLEKSLNKALAKLDEFLLSPLPEELQDGRDVAEGGSLRKYLDGDTLTLADCNLLPKLHVVKVVAKRYRNYEIPTELQGVWRYIQNAYRRDEFTNTCAADAEIELAYQDVAKRLSK